One stretch of Plasmodium yoelii strain 17X genome assembly, chromosome: 5 DNA includes these proteins:
- a CDS encoding methyltransferase, putative: MYEVYYLDKNEEFQKTTERENIESPLILKNCQISLKKKKKVVKKNIYEGGYTIWECTWEMLRFFYKEEIDFKNTNVLELGCAHGLVGINALQNKASVVFQELNKRVINDLLLPNISKNLDIKLKKKKLKKKYMKINEKDIKCFVINKPWNKLNKKLKTKELKPFDYIIGNEILYRKENYSSIVKIIKLNLKPNGKAYFGTKSYYFGFEDGAGSISFLDYINNNKNLNLVAKIVHTNTGKSIYSKDIIEISFLNKEE, translated from the exons ATGTACGAAGTATACTATTtggataaaaatgaagaatttCAAAAAACAACTGAACGTGAAAACATTGAGAGCCCATTAATTCTTAAAAATTGTCAaatttcattaaaaaaaaaaaaaaaagtagtTAAGAAAAACATTTATGAGGGAGGATACACCATATGGGAATGTACATGGGAAATGCTAAGGTTCTTTTATAAAGAAGAAATCGATTTCAAAAATACGAACGTTTTAGAGTTAG gATGTGCACATGGGCTCGTTGGAATAAACGCTCTTCAAAATAAAGCGAGTGTTGTTTTTCAAGAATTAAACAAAAGGGTAAttaatgatttattattACCAAATATAAGCAAAAATCtagatataaaattaaaaaaaaaaaaacttaaaaaaaaatatatgaaaataaacgAAAAAGACATAAAATGCTTTGTTATTAATAAACCATGGaataaattaaacaaaaaattaaaaactaaagaattaaaaccatttgattatattatagggaatgaaatattatacagaaaagaaaattattcTAGTATcgtaaaaattataaaattaaatctAAAGCCAAATGGAAAAGCATACTTTGGAACGAAATCTTATTATTTTGGCTTTGAAGATGGAGCTGGGTCAATCAGCTTTTTGgactatataaataataataaaaatttaaatctTGTTGCCAAAATAGTTCATACAAATACAGGTAAATCTATTTATTCTAAGGACATTATAGAAATATCTTTTTTGAATAAAGAAGAATAA
- a CDS encoding ZIP domain-containing protein, putative produces the protein MWLKLILAIVILIECIVVIYLPSHIESRIINKKKHKIFNMENFENVASGAILALAFIHMLPEVITLLNKNNLTIYCCFGLILISVTFLNITDILYDHHIENCSDIDNAENKNTNKFTINSTSDQNNTRDHIDIEMKPISVKENTNLSNNFIFDTFKSNAFFIVLSLFIHSFVEGLLIGSLKDKNPIIIVGLSMIAHKWAECLMIYKNAVKKTEDPILSSIYAWSFILSLPLGILVAVLSFSSNEFVEIIFSSIACGFFLYLSFNMTKDITVTKDNKFYISFSYFFGVCGMSTLMIVFNYLENSNVV, from the exons atgtGGCTAAAACTGATTCTGGCTATAGTTATCCTTATTGAATGCATTGTAGTCATTTATTTGCCGTCCCATATAGAGAGTAggattataaataaaaagaagCATAAGATTTTTAATATggaaaattttgaaaatgtcGCAAGTG GCGCAATTTTAGCTTTAGCTTTTATACACATGCTTCCAGAAGTTATAACTTTATTAAACAAAAACAATCTGACAATTTATTGCTGTTTTGGTTTAATACTTATATCAGTAACATTTTTGAATATAAcagatatattatatgacCACCATATTGAAAATTGTTCTGATATTGACAACgcagaaaataaaaacacaAATAAATTTACTATTAATAGTACATCTGATCAAAATAATACCCGTGACCATATAGATATAGAGATGAAACCAATAAGCGTTAAAGAAAATACGAACctttcaaataattttatttttgacaCATTTAAATCAAACGCtttttttatagttttaAGCCTTTTTATTCATTCATTTGTAGAAG gTTTACTTATTGGAAGTTTAAAAGACAAAAATCCTATTATAATAGTTGGTCTTTCGATGATAGCGCATAAATGGGCAGAGTGTTTAATGATCTATAAAAATGCCGTCAAGAAGACAGAA GATCCAATTTTATCTTCTATATACGCATGGTCCTTTATATTGTCCTTACCGTTAGGAATTCTTGTTGCAGTGCTATCGTTTTCATCAA ATGAATTTGTGGAAATCATTTTTAGTTCAATTGCTTGtggattttttttgtatctCTCCTTTAAT atGACTAAAGACATAACGGTGACGAAAGATAACAAATTCTATATCTCATttagttatttttttggaGTGTGTGGGATGTCAACATTAATGAtagtatttaattatttagaaaattCTAATGTAGTTTAA